The Columba livia isolate bColLiv1 breed racing homer chromosome 21, bColLiv1.pat.W.v2, whole genome shotgun sequence genome has a segment encoding these proteins:
- the SLC66A1 gene encoding lysosomal amino acid transporter 1 homolog isoform X3, which yields MRRARPRPESPPVPAAPKPAGLAQQSRFSRKQQICGKKQARRLPEKAAGLERKRGSEEAVDLGKKTQKERRTTTTKFPKKQSFHRKIDKNQTVTAPINAVFVCLTLGMVSTVSFLGRDTAVPQDPLMFKGRSLLSAHGDEPGSKPFTRSEIIGFTIGSISSVLYLCSRVPQIYTNYKRKSTAGVSYSLFALVMLGNSLYGLSVLLKNPEPGQGEGDYVLHHLPWLVGSLGVLSLDVVISFQFLAYRGGRPGTREERDALLGEQGDNLES from the exons ATGCGTCgagcgcggccccgccccgaGTCCCCGCCGGTACCGGCTGCCCCGAAACCGGCGGGGTTGGCACAGCAGTCCCG TTTTAGCCGAAAGCAGCAGATTTGCGGGAAAAAACAAGCGCGGCGACTTCCCGAAAAAGCGGCGGGTTTGGAA AGGAAACGCGGTTCTGAAGAAGCAGTggatctggggaaaaaaactcaaaaagaacgccgaacaacaacaacaaagttcCCGAAAAAGCAGagtttccacagaaaaatagataaaaatcaAACAG TCACGGCCCCGATCAACGCGGTCTTCGTCTGCCTTACGCTGGGGATGGTGTCGACCGTCTCCTTCCTGGGCAGAGATACTGCTGTGCCGCAGGACCCGCTGATGTTTAAAGGGAGATCTCTGCTGTCTGCTCATGGGGATGAGCCTGGCTCAAAG CCTTTCACCAGAAGCGAAATCATTGGCTTCACCATCGGCTCCATCTCCTCCGTGCTGTACCTGTGCTCCCGAGTCCCCCAGATCTACACTAAT TACAAGAGGAAGTCCACCGCCGGTGTCTCCTACTCCCTCTTTGCCCTGGTGATGCTGGGGAACTCGCTCTACGGGCTCAGCGTCCTCCTCAAGAACCCCGAGCCGGGCCAAGGCGAAGGCGACTACGTCCTGCACCACCTGCCCTGGCTGGTTGGCAGCCTGGGCGTCCTCTCCCTCGACGTGGTC ATCTCCTTCCAGTTCCTTGCTTATCGGGGAGGAAGACCTGGTACCCGCGAAGAGAGGGATGCTCTGCTCGGTGAGCAGGGTGACAACCTGGAGAGCTGA
- the SLC66A1 gene encoding lysosomal amino acid transporter 1 homolog isoform X1, with protein sequence MGAWRWGGVPPGNVSGCPNGSRWVMDVFNECAQDGRDVASVILGLVSILCFAAASFPQFYQACKTGIMDRALSIYFLLGWLGGDLLNLIGSFLAHQLPLQVYTAVYYVLADLVMLSLYCYYKVKNRGGGFTAPINAVFVCLTLGMVSTVSFLGRDTAVPQDPLMFKGRSLLSAHGDEPGSKPFTRSEIIGFTIGSISSVLYLCSRVPQIYTNYKRKSTAGVSYSLFALVMLGNSLYGLSVLLKNPEPGQGEGDYVLHHLPWLVGSLGVLSLDVVISFQFLAYRGGRPGTREERDALLGEQGDNLES encoded by the exons ATGGGCGCTTGGCGCTGGGGGGGTGTCCCCCCCGGGAACGTCTCCGGGTGTCCCAATGGGTCCCGCTGGGTCATGGACGTGTTCAACGAGTGCGCCCAGGACGGCCGGGACGTCGCCAGCGTCATCCTGGGGTTGGTTTCCATCCTCTGCTTCGCCGCCGCGTCTTTTCC GCAGTTTTACCAAGCCTGCAAAACCGGCATCATGGACCGGGCTCTCTCCATATATTTCTTGCTGGGGTGGCTGGGTGGAGACCTCCTGAATCTCATCGGTTCCTTCCTGGCCCATCAGCTGCCACTGCAG GTTTACACAGCTGTTTACTACGTGCTGGCAGACCTGGTGATGCTGTCTCTCTACTGCTACTACAAAGTGAAGAACCGAGGCGGAGGGT TCACGGCCCCGATCAACGCGGTCTTCGTCTGCCTTACGCTGGGGATGGTGTCGACCGTCTCCTTCCTGGGCAGAGATACTGCTGTGCCGCAGGACCCGCTGATGTTTAAAGGGAGATCTCTGCTGTCTGCTCATGGGGATGAGCCTGGCTCAAAG CCTTTCACCAGAAGCGAAATCATTGGCTTCACCATCGGCTCCATCTCCTCCGTGCTGTACCTGTGCTCCCGAGTCCCCCAGATCTACACTAAT TACAAGAGGAAGTCCACCGCCGGTGTCTCCTACTCCCTCTTTGCCCTGGTGATGCTGGGGAACTCGCTCTACGGGCTCAGCGTCCTCCTCAAGAACCCCGAGCCGGGCCAAGGCGAAGGCGACTACGTCCTGCACCACCTGCCCTGGCTGGTTGGCAGCCTGGGCGTCCTCTCCCTCGACGTGGTC ATCTCCTTCCAGTTCCTTGCTTATCGGGGAGGAAGACCTGGTACCCGCGAAGAGAGGGATGCTCTGCTCGGTGAGCAGGGTGACAACCTGGAGAGCTGA
- the SLC66A1 gene encoding lysosomal amino acid transporter 1 homolog isoform X2, whose product MRRARPRPESPPVPAAPKPAGLAQQSRFSRKQQICGKKQARRLPEKAAGLEGKQRVSEKAAGLERKRGSEEAVDLGKKTQKERRTTTTKFPKKQSFHRKIDKNQTVTAPINAVFVCLTLGMVSTVSFLGRDTAVPQDPLMFKGRSLLSAHGDEPGSKPFTRSEIIGFTIGSISSVLYLCSRVPQIYTNYKRKSTAGVSYSLFALVMLGNSLYGLSVLLKNPEPGQGEGDYVLHHLPWLVGSLGVLSLDVVISFQFLAYRGGRPGTREERDALLGEQGDNLES is encoded by the exons ATGCGTCgagcgcggccccgccccgaGTCCCCGCCGGTACCGGCTGCCCCGAAACCGGCGGGGTTGGCACAGCAGTCCCG TTTTAGCCGAAAGCAGCAGATTTGCGGGAAAAAACAAGCGCGGCGACTTCCCGAAAAAGCGGCGGGTTTGGAAGGAAAACAGCGAGTTTCTGAAAAAGCGGCGGGTTTGGAAAGGAAACGCGGTTCTGAAGAAGCAGTggatctggggaaaaaaactcaaaaagaacgccgaacaacaacaacaaagttcCCGAAAAAGCAGagtttccacagaaaaatagataaaaatcaAACAG TCACGGCCCCGATCAACGCGGTCTTCGTCTGCCTTACGCTGGGGATGGTGTCGACCGTCTCCTTCCTGGGCAGAGATACTGCTGTGCCGCAGGACCCGCTGATGTTTAAAGGGAGATCTCTGCTGTCTGCTCATGGGGATGAGCCTGGCTCAAAG CCTTTCACCAGAAGCGAAATCATTGGCTTCACCATCGGCTCCATCTCCTCCGTGCTGTACCTGTGCTCCCGAGTCCCCCAGATCTACACTAAT TACAAGAGGAAGTCCACCGCCGGTGTCTCCTACTCCCTCTTTGCCCTGGTGATGCTGGGGAACTCGCTCTACGGGCTCAGCGTCCTCCTCAAGAACCCCGAGCCGGGCCAAGGCGAAGGCGACTACGTCCTGCACCACCTGCCCTGGCTGGTTGGCAGCCTGGGCGTCCTCTCCCTCGACGTGGTC ATCTCCTTCCAGTTCCTTGCTTATCGGGGAGGAAGACCTGGTACCCGCGAAGAGAGGGATGCTCTGCTCGGTGAGCAGGGTGACAACCTGGAGAGCTGA